The following coding sequences lie in one Streptococcus suis genomic window:
- a CDS encoding phenylalanine--tRNA ligase subunit alpha, with the protein MSNIEQQLVELRQTTLEKLKEIQHQGEKELQDLRVAVLGKKGSLTDLLKGLKDLSNEMKPIVGKQVNEVRDVLTAAFEETAQKVAAAKIQQQLASETIDVTLPGRQVKVGKRHVLTQTSEEIEDIFLGMGFQIVDGFEVEKDYYNFERMNLPKDHPARDMQDTFYITEEILMRTHTSPVQARTMDQHDFSKGALKMISPGRVFRRDTDDATHSHQFHQIEGLVVGENVSMGDLKGTLEMIIKKMFGEERQIRLRPSYFPFTEPSVEVDVSCFKCGGDGCNVCKKTGWIEILGAGMVHPQVLEMSGIDATKYSGFAFGLGQERIAMLRYGINDIRGFYQGDVRFSEQF; encoded by the coding sequence ATGTCAAACATTGAACAACAGTTGGTGGAATTACGCCAAACAACACTTGAAAAGCTAAAAGAAATCCAGCACCAAGGCGAAAAAGAATTGCAAGATTTGCGTGTTGCGGTTTTGGGTAAAAAAGGGTCCTTGACTGACTTGTTGAAAGGTTTGAAAGACCTATCTAATGAAATGAAACCAATCGTTGGTAAACAGGTCAATGAAGTGCGCGATGTGCTGACAGCTGCCTTTGAAGAGACAGCTCAGAAGGTTGCAGCCGCAAAAATTCAACAGCAATTAGCATCCGAAACTATTGATGTGACCTTGCCAGGTCGTCAGGTTAAGGTCGGAAAACGTCATGTCTTGACCCAAACTTCTGAGGAAATCGAAGATATTTTCTTGGGCATGGGCTTCCAAATCGTTGACGGATTTGAAGTGGAAAAAGACTACTACAACTTTGAGCGCATGAATTTGCCAAAAGATCATCCAGCGCGTGATATGCAGGATACCTTCTACATCACAGAAGAAATCCTTATGCGGACCCATACGTCGCCTGTTCAAGCACGGACTATGGACCAGCATGATTTTTCTAAAGGTGCCTTGAAGATGATTTCACCAGGACGTGTTTTCCGTCGTGATACGGACGATGCGACACACAGCCACCAGTTCCACCAGATTGAAGGTTTGGTTGTTGGTGAAAATGTATCCATGGGCGATCTCAAAGGTACGCTTGAAATGATTATTAAGAAAATGTTTGGTGAAGAGCGTCAGATTCGCCTGCGCCCATCATACTTCCCATTCACTGAGCCTTCTGTTGAGGTGGATGTTTCCTGCTTCAAGTGCGGTGGTGACGGCTGTAACGTATGTAAGAAAACAGGCTGGATTGAAATCCTCGGTGCCGGCATGGTCCACCCACAAGTATTGGAAATGAGTGGTATTGATGCGACCAAGTATTCAGGCTTCGCCTTCGGTCTTGGTCAAGAACGCATTGCCATGCTCCGTTACGGTATCAACGATATTCGTGGATTCTATCAAGGCGATGTACGATTCTCGGAGCAGTTTTAA
- a CDS encoding glycosyl hydrolase has protein sequence MPKLVDLRKKPYCLNDEQITWVEDTLAHLTDEEKIGQLFVNLFFFGGDAFSGNNLSNQELMNRYHIGGARYMNGSPEQVQGLINELQSYSKVPLLVAANCDSGGDGAVKGGTYISSGAQSEASRDPRIPYLAGLVSAREETALGVNVNFDPCVDIVQNWRNTIVNTRAYGTNADDVITYTSAYLEGLTAERDVIQCIKHFPGDGTEERDQHLVLGVNELSPEEWDKSFGRVYRHHIEAGVEMIMAGHIALPYYQQRLNPTLKDEDILPATLAPELIQDLLKEKLEFNGLVITDASHMLGMTAAMRREDYVPAAIAAGCDMFLFFNNLEEDFEFMLNGYRKGVITEERLHDALRRILGLKAKLNLHIKQAEGTLLKSADELAIIGCEEHLAWQREAADKAITLLKDTQKNLPISPETHRRIRLYYLEGEKEGIMAASTEVVDNLKAALEARGYEVTVNDGTTRIKGKTLQYREEVDLALTVANVIGYGAQNNYRIQWKTAMSNEVPWYVHEVPTIFVSLNYTTHLHDVTMVKTAINAYHHNKNTIESLLDKLEGKDDFYGVPNENVWANKWQAKL, from the coding sequence ATGCCTAAATTGGTTGATTTGCGGAAGAAACCCTATTGTTTGAATGATGAGCAGATTACCTGGGTAGAAGATACCTTGGCTCATCTGACTGATGAAGAAAAAATCGGTCAATTGTTTGTTAATCTATTCTTCTTCGGAGGGGATGCCTTTAGTGGAAATAATCTGAGTAATCAGGAATTGATGAACCGATACCATATAGGTGGTGCTCGTTATATGAACGGCAGTCCAGAACAGGTACAAGGACTGATTAACGAGTTGCAAAGCTATTCAAAAGTACCACTTTTGGTTGCAGCGAACTGTGACTCAGGAGGAGATGGAGCTGTAAAAGGAGGAACCTACATTTCCTCAGGGGCTCAATCGGAAGCCAGTCGGGATCCTCGTATTCCCTACTTAGCAGGTCTCGTATCTGCGCGCGAGGAGACTGCATTAGGTGTAAATGTCAACTTTGACCCTTGTGTGGATATTGTTCAGAACTGGCGCAATACGATTGTCAATACCAGAGCCTACGGCACAAATGCGGATGATGTGATTACCTATACCAGTGCCTATCTAGAAGGATTGACTGCTGAAAGAGATGTTATTCAATGCATCAAGCATTTCCCAGGAGATGGTACAGAAGAACGTGATCAGCATCTAGTCCTCGGTGTCAATGAGCTCTCTCCAGAAGAATGGGACAAGAGTTTTGGTCGTGTCTATCGTCATCATATTGAAGCTGGTGTTGAGATGATTATGGCGGGTCATATAGCCTTGCCATATTATCAACAACGACTCAATCCAACTTTGAAGGACGAAGACATTTTGCCTGCAACACTGGCTCCTGAATTGATTCAAGATTTATTGAAAGAAAAACTGGAATTCAATGGTTTGGTCATAACAGATGCCAGCCACATGTTGGGGATGACAGCAGCCATGCGTCGTGAAGACTACGTACCTGCAGCCATTGCTGCGGGTTGTGATATGTTCTTATTCTTCAATAACTTAGAAGAAGATTTTGAATTTATGCTCAATGGCTACCGCAAGGGAGTGATTACTGAAGAACGCCTTCATGATGCTCTCCGTCGCATTTTAGGTCTGAAAGCCAAACTCAATCTGCATATCAAGCAAGCGGAAGGAACCTTACTAAAATCAGCTGATGAATTGGCTATTATTGGCTGTGAAGAACACTTGGCTTGGCAACGTGAAGCAGCAGATAAAGCAATTACGTTGTTGAAGGATACCCAGAAAAATCTTCCAATTAGTCCAGAAACCCACCGCAGAATCCGTTTGTATTACCTAGAAGGTGAAAAAGAAGGGATTATGGCGGCAAGTACAGAAGTGGTTGATAACCTTAAAGCTGCCCTAGAGGCGCGTGGTTATGAAGTGACCGTCAATGATGGTACGACTCGTATCAAAGGAAAAACGCTGCAATACAGAGAAGAAGTTGATTTAGCCTTGACTGTTGCCAATGTCATTGGATATGGAGCGCAGAATAATTACCGTATCCAGTGGAAAACGGCTATGTCCAATGAAGTTCCTTGGTATGTACATGAAGTTCCAACCATTTTCGTTTCACTAAACTATACGACCCATCTTCACGATGTTACCATGGTCAAAACTGCTATCAATGCCTACCATCATAATAAAAACACGATTGAATCTCTCCTTGATAAATTGGAAGGAAAAGATGACTTCTATGGTGTGCCAAATGAGAATGTTTGGGCCAATAAATGGCAGGCAAAACTATAA
- a CDS encoding beta-hexosaminidase, whose protein sequence is MTHLVDLRKKPYSLDEEAISWIEETIAQMTLDEKIGHLFVNMGSQRTEDYLTGVLNDYKIAAVRYNPGPAADIWEQNYILQTKSKIPLLIAANTESGGNGAVTDGTKIGDEIKIAATANPRYAYEMGKVAGLEAAAVGCNASFAPIMDLSRNWRNPIIANRTWGANVDQVIELSKEYMRGIMEHGIVPFAKHFPGDGIDERDHHLSFASNPMTKSEWMETFGRIYGEMADAGLPGIMAGHIHLPNVEKEMHPERELDDMLPASLNKTLLDELLRGELGYNGAIVTDASHMIGMTASMPRRELLPTAIEAGCDLFLFFNDPEEDLQWMKDGLENGLLSEERLHDALRRTLGLKAKLGLHLFEGRRQEIMLPKEEALALIGRDEAKQLAKEVADKAITLVKAKQEGIFPVSPERYERILLVEVDGYKGGFGAMINAGKKRAADTLKELLEARGHQVSIWENTEARIAKLPEEERPAAIANVYASKRPIAEITDNYDLIINLVDVNSGGTTQRIIWPAAKGTPDQPFYVHEIPTIVVSVQHPFALADMPQVATYINAYDGLPVTLEALVAKLAGESDFTGVSPVDAYCGLLDTQIWRGK, encoded by the coding sequence ATGACACATTTAGTAGATTTACGGAAGAAACCTTACAGCCTTGATGAAGAGGCTATTTCTTGGATTGAAGAAACCATTGCTCAGATGACCTTGGATGAAAAAATCGGTCACCTCTTTGTCAACATGGGGAGCCAGCGGACAGAAGACTATCTGACTGGAGTATTAAATGATTATAAGATTGCTGCTGTTCGTTACAATCCTGGCCCTGCTGCAGATATTTGGGAGCAAAACTATATTTTGCAGACCAAGTCTAAGATTCCCCTTTTGATTGCAGCCAATACCGAATCTGGTGGGAATGGCGCCGTTACGGACGGAACGAAAATTGGGGATGAAATCAAGATTGCTGCGACAGCCAATCCCCGCTATGCTTATGAAATGGGGAAAGTTGCAGGACTTGAAGCAGCTGCAGTAGGCTGCAATGCCTCCTTTGCACCGATTATGGACCTCAGCCGTAATTGGCGCAATCCAATCATTGCAAACCGAACATGGGGAGCAAATGTAGACCAAGTCATTGAATTATCCAAAGAATACATGCGTGGGATTATGGAACACGGCATTGTGCCGTTTGCTAAGCATTTCCCAGGCGATGGTATTGATGAACGTGACCATCATCTCTCTTTTGCTTCGAATCCCATGACCAAGTCTGAATGGATGGAAACATTTGGACGGATTTACGGTGAGATGGCTGATGCAGGTCTTCCAGGTATCATGGCTGGACACATTCATTTGCCAAATGTTGAGAAAGAAATGCATCCAGAACGTGAATTGGATGACATGTTGCCAGCTTCGCTGAATAAAACCCTCTTGGATGAATTGCTTCGTGGAGAGTTAGGTTACAATGGAGCCATCGTCACAGATGCCAGTCACATGATCGGTATGACAGCCTCTATGCCACGTCGTGAGCTATTGCCTACAGCTATTGAGGCGGGATGTGATCTGTTCCTTTTCTTCAACGATCCAGAAGAAGATTTGCAATGGATGAAAGATGGATTGGAAAATGGTCTGCTTTCTGAGGAACGTCTACATGATGCCCTTCGTCGTACCTTGGGCTTGAAAGCTAAACTCGGTCTTCACTTGTTTGAAGGTCGTCGTCAGGAAATCATGTTGCCAAAAGAAGAAGCACTGGCTTTGATTGGTAGAGATGAGGCGAAACAGCTTGCAAAAGAAGTAGCTGACAAGGCGATTACCTTGGTAAAAGCCAAACAAGAAGGAATTTTCCCAGTCAGTCCAGAACGCTACGAACGGATTTTATTGGTCGAAGTGGATGGCTATAAGGGTGGTTTTGGTGCCATGATCAATGCTGGCAAGAAGAGAGCAGCCGATACGCTGAAAGAACTATTAGAAGCTCGAGGTCACCAAGTATCTATCTGGGAAAATACAGAAGCACGGATTGCCAAATTGCCAGAAGAAGAAAGACCAGCTGCGATTGCAAATGTCTATGCTTCCAAGCGTCCAATTGCCGAAATCACAGATAACTATGATTTGATTATCAATTTAGTTGATGTCAACTCAGGGGGAACAACTCAGCGGATTATTTGGCCAGCTGCCAAGGGAACACCAGACCAGCCTTTCTATGTTCACGAAATTCCAACCATAGTTGTCTCTGTTCAGCACCCATTTGCACTTGCAGATATGCCACAGGTTGCAACCTATATCAATGCCTACGATGGCTTACCTGTCACTTTAGAAGCCTTGGTTGCTAAACTAGCAGGAGAGTCAGACTTTACAGGAGTATCGCCTGTTGATGCCTACTGTGGTTTGCTAGATACACAGATTTGGCGCGGAAAATAA
- a CDS encoding HAD family hydrolase, with product MMKTDYVFCVDSDGCAMDTMTYKHKRFFGPLAAEVFGVEDKEPFLTEWNRVNLYSRERGINRFVGLVKGLEFAGVTGIDNLKNWVATTDSLSNASLEKLIEETPSKDLELALKWSNQVNQAIKKYSGPVLAFIGVHKGLEKLSQLGKVYVVSSANKEAVEEEWTDQGLMEFVTELYCQDRGKKEDVIKLLIEEGYCPDKIMMIGDSPGDLKAVELNNVHFYPILVGQEMQSWADLTETIADEFAHQTFTGEKETELTQAFWNNLDD from the coding sequence ATGATGAAAACGGATTACGTATTTTGTGTGGACTCTGATGGCTGCGCCATGGACACCATGACCTACAAACATAAACGCTTTTTCGGCCCCTTGGCTGCGGAAGTTTTTGGTGTTGAAGATAAAGAACCATTTTTAACTGAATGGAACCGAGTTAATCTCTACTCACGAGAACGTGGCATTAACCGCTTTGTAGGCTTGGTTAAAGGTCTAGAATTTGCAGGTGTAACTGGTATAGATAACTTGAAAAATTGGGTTGCTACAACAGATTCTTTGTCAAATGCTTCTCTAGAAAAGTTGATAGAGGAGACGCCATCAAAGGACTTGGAATTAGCCTTAAAATGGTCCAATCAAGTCAATCAAGCCATTAAGAAGTATAGTGGACCAGTTTTAGCCTTTATCGGCGTTCACAAGGGTTTGGAAAAACTGAGCCAGTTAGGAAAAGTCTACGTAGTTTCTTCAGCGAATAAGGAAGCAGTAGAAGAAGAGTGGACAGACCAGGGTTTGATGGAGTTTGTTACAGAATTGTACTGTCAAGACCGTGGCAAGAAAGAAGATGTCATCAAACTGTTAATAGAGGAAGGGTATTGTCCTGATAAGATTATGATGATTGGTGACTCGCCAGGTGATTTGAAGGCGGTGGAACTCAATAATGTCCACTTCTATCCTATTTTAGTAGGACAAGAGATGCAATCTTGGGCGGATTTGACAGAAACGATTGCAGATGAATTTGCTCATCAAACATTCACAGGTGAGAAAGAAACAGAATTGACACAGGCATTTTGGAATAATTTAGACGACTAG
- a CDS encoding D-mannonate oxidoreductase (Converts D-mannonate to D-mannuronate), translating to MTRVIEFKDKVVVITGAGGVLCGYLAKEFAKAGAKVALLDLNEAAAQVFVDEIAAAGGVAKAYKSNVLSKENLEEVRQQVLANFGPVDILINGAGGNNPKATTDNEFHEIGLPADTKTFFDLDEAGINFVFNLNYLGTLLPTQVFAQDMLGRPGANIINISSMNAFTPLTKIPAYSGAKAAISNFTQWLAVHFSKVGIRCNAIAPGFLVTNQNRGLLFDESGQPTARANKILNNTPMGRFGEAEELVGGVFFLADENLASFVNGVVLPIDGGFSAYSGV from the coding sequence ATGACACGTGTTATTGAGTTTAAGGATAAGGTTGTTGTTATTACAGGTGCAGGAGGCGTTCTTTGTGGCTATTTGGCAAAAGAATTTGCTAAGGCAGGCGCAAAGGTTGCGCTTTTGGACTTAAATGAAGCTGCGGCTCAGGTCTTCGTTGATGAGATTGCAGCAGCAGGAGGCGTAGCAAAAGCCTATAAATCTAACGTTCTTTCTAAGGAAAATTTGGAAGAAGTTCGCCAGCAAGTCCTAGCAAATTTTGGTCCTGTAGATATTTTAATCAATGGTGCAGGAGGCAATAATCCCAAAGCGACAACGGACAATGAATTCCATGAGATTGGACTGCCAGCTGATACCAAAACTTTCTTCGACTTGGATGAGGCCGGTATCAACTTTGTATTCAATTTGAACTATTTGGGAACCTTATTGCCAACACAGGTCTTTGCGCAGGATATGCTTGGTCGTCCAGGTGCCAATATTATCAATATTTCCAGCATGAATGCCTTTACTCCTTTGACAAAAATTCCAGCCTATTCAGGTGCCAAGGCTGCTATTAGTAATTTTACCCAATGGTTAGCAGTCCATTTTTCAAAAGTTGGCATCCGTTGTAATGCCATTGCGCCTGGATTCTTGGTTACCAACCAAAACCGTGGCTTGTTGTTTGACGAGTCAGGTCAACCGACCGCACGTGCCAATAAGATTTTGAACAATACGCCAATGGGACGGTTTGGTGAAGCGGAAGAGTTGGTCGGCGGAGTCTTCTTCTTGGCAGATGAGAATTTGGCAAGTTTTGTCAACGGTGTTGTTTTACCGATTGACGGTGGTTTCTCAGCCTATTCAGGAGTTTAA
- a CDS encoding mannonate dehydratase, which yields MKMSFRWYGKKDPVTLEEIKAIPGMQGIVTAVYDVPVGQAWPLENILELKKMVEEAGLEITVIESIPVHEDIKQGKPNRDELIENYKTSIRNVGAAGIPVVCYNFMPVFDWTRSDLHHPLPDGSTSLAFLKSDLAGVDPVADDLNLPGWDSSYSKEEMKAIIENYRQNISEEDLWANLEYFIKAILPTAEEAGVKMAIHPDDPPYGIFGLPRIITGQEAVERFLNLYDSEHNGITMCVGSYASDPKNDVLAMTEYALKRNRINFMHTRNVTAGAWGFQETAHLSQAGDIDMNAVVKLLVDYDWTGALRPDHGRRIWGDQTKTPGYGLYDRALGATYFNGLYEANMRAAGKTPDFGIKVKTVGNKES from the coding sequence ATGAAAATGTCATTTCGATGGTACGGGAAAAAAGATCCTGTGACACTGGAAGAGATTAAAGCAATCCCTGGTATGCAGGGAATCGTAACGGCAGTCTACGATGTACCAGTTGGTCAGGCATGGCCCCTTGAAAACATTCTAGAGCTGAAAAAAATGGTCGAAGAGGCAGGACTTGAAATTACTGTTATTGAATCCATTCCTGTCCATGAAGACATCAAACAAGGGAAGCCAAATCGTGATGAGTTAATTGAAAACTATAAAACTTCCATCCGTAATGTTGGGGCTGCAGGTATTCCAGTTGTATGCTATAATTTCATGCCTGTGTTTGACTGGACCCGTTCAGACTTGCACCACCCACTTCCAGATGGTTCAACTTCTTTAGCTTTTCTTAAATCTGATTTAGCAGGTGTTGATCCTGTGGCGGATGATTTGAACTTACCAGGTTGGGACTCGTCCTATTCCAAGGAAGAAATGAAGGCTATTATTGAAAATTATCGTCAGAATATCTCTGAAGAAGATTTATGGGCGAATTTGGAGTATTTTATCAAAGCGATTCTGCCAACGGCTGAGGAGGCTGGCGTCAAAATGGCCATTCACCCTGATGACCCTCCGTATGGAATTTTCGGATTGCCACGTATTATTACTGGTCAAGAAGCCGTTGAACGATTTTTGAATCTCTATGATTCAGAGCACAATGGAATTACCATGTGTGTCGGATCCTATGCTTCTGATCCGAAAAATGATGTCCTTGCCATGACGGAATATGCTCTCAAACGCAATCGTATCAATTTTATGCATACGCGCAATGTGACGGCAGGTGCTTGGGGATTCCAAGAAACTGCACATTTGTCACAAGCTGGTGACATTGATATGAATGCTGTTGTTAAATTATTGGTAGACTATGACTGGACTGGTGCCTTGCGTCCAGACCACGGTCGTCGTATCTGGGGAGACCAGACCAAGACACCTGGTTATGGTTTGTATGACCGAGCCCTTGGAGCAACCTACTTTAACGGTCTCTATGAAGCCAATATGCGAGCAGCGGGTAAGACACCAGATTTTGGAATTAAAGTAAAAACAGTCGGAAATAAGGAGAGCTAG